The nucleotide window TTTCCTCGGGGGGCGCAACCTGCCCTGGTGGGCGGTGTGTCTCTCCGTCGTCGCAACCGAGACAAGCGCGCTCACTGTGATCGGCATCCCCGTCATGAGCTACCTGGGGGACATCTCCTACCTTCAGCTGGGACTCGGCTACATCCTGGGACGCGTGGTCGTCGCGTTCTTCATGCTGCCGCGCTACTACGACGGCGAGATGGTCACCGCCTACGCCTACCTCGGCAAGCGCTTCGGACAGAGCACACAGACCACCGCCGGCGTGACATTCCTGATCACGCGGCTCCTGGCAGACGGCATCCGCGTGCTGGCCGCCGCGATTCCACTGAAGATCATCCTCGACGGAATCGGCATCAACGCCAACTACTTCACGATCATCGTGGTGCTCGCAGTGGTCACCATCCTCTACACCTTCATCGGCGGCATCAAGGCCGTCGTCTGGGTCGATGTGGCGCAGATGTTCCTCTACGTCGGTGGTGGCATCCTCTCCATCATCGTGATCACCTCAGCCACCGGCGGAGGCTGGTTCACAGAGGCCGCCGAGGCCGGCAAGCTGAGCCTGTTCATCTTCGAGGGCAACCCGATCTCCACCAGCGGCTCCTTCATCGCATCGCTGCTCGGCGGCGCTGTCTTCGCCATGGCCTCGCACGGTTCCGACCAGCTTGTCGTCCAGCGGCTCCTGGCCTGCCGCACCAAGGCGGAGGCACAGAAGGCCATCATCGTCTCCGGCGTCATCGTGCTGTTCCAGTTCGCCATCTTCCTGCTGGTGGGACTCGCGCTGTGGGGCTACTACGATCAGGCGACTCCTGACTCGCTGGGACTGACCCGCGATGACGAGATCTTCCCGATGTTCATCGTGGAGGGTCTGCCACCAGGCGTGACTGGACTGCTGCTCGCCGGAATCCTGGCGGCCGCCATGTCAACACTGTCCTCCTCGCTCTCCGCGCTTTCCTCCTCCACGGTCACGGACGTCTACGCGCGGCTGAAGAAGACCCCCCTCACCGACGAGCAGGGCCTCCGCGCAGGTCGCTGGGCCACCATCGGCTGGGGACTCGCGTTCATCGCTCCGGCGATGGTGTTCCGCTCCGACGAAGGCAACATCGTCGTCCTCGCGCTGGGAGTCGCCGGAATCACCTACGGCGGACTGCTGGGAGCCTTCATGTTCGGCATCATCAACAAGCGGGCCCGCGCGGCCGACGCGAACATCGCGTTCGTCTTCGCGGTCGCCGTCAATGCGTTCTTCTTCGTGATGGAGAAATATGTGGTGGGAGAAGTCTGGGTGGCGTGGCAGTGGTACCCGCTGATGGGTGTCCTGGTGACATTCGCCGTCGGGGGACTGCTCTCGCTGCGCCACTCCACCCCCGCAGCGCCGGTCCAGCTCACGGAGATGCAGCGATGAGCCCCAGTCCGGGGTTCACCCCCGGCGCCCTGCCCCCGACCGAGCAGCGCAATCCGCGCAGCATGAACCTCGATGACCTCCACACTCTGGAGGTCCTGCAGCTGCTCAACACCGAGGATCGCGTGGCGGTGGATGCGGTTGCTGCGGTGCTGCCCGAGCTTACCCCCGTGGTGCACGAGGCTGCGCGGCGGCTTCGCCGAGGAGGGACGGTGCATTACTTCGGGGCAGGGACCTCGGGTCGGCTGGGAGTCCTCGACGCCAGCGAACTGATGCCCACCTTCAACCTCGAACCAGGTCGCGTCGTAGGACATATAGCCGGTGGATCCCAGGCCCTCGTGGAAGCCGTCGAGAATGCAGAAGACTCCATCGAATCTGGACGCGCCGATGCGAGCGGGCTGAGTTCCGATGACCTCGCGATCGGCATCGCCTCAAGCGGCAACACTCCCTATGTGGCAGGTGCGCTGAAGGCGGCACGGGGTGCTGGCGCGTACACCGTGCTCATCTCCAGCAACCCGGATGCTCGAGTGGCGGGCCACGCGGACCAGCACCTTCTCCTGAACACCGGCCCGGAGGTCGTCACCGGCTCCACTCGGATGAAAGCAGGCACCGCGCAGAAGTTGGTGCTCAATGGATTCTCCACCGCGCTGATGATCGAACTTGGTCGCACCTGGCAGAACCTGATGGTCTCGGTGGTGGCGACCAACGCGAAACTCCGCGAGAGGACGACCCGCATCCTGTGCGAAGCGGCGGATCTCGATGAGGCCGAGGCCGGGGCCCTGCTTGAAAGAACCGGAGGAGACCTCAAGGTGGGCATCCTCTCCGCGCTGGGGGACCTGCCCGTTGAACAAGCGGCCGAGCTGTTGGACCAGCATGCAGGTTCCGTGCGCGAGGCTCTCCGAGACCCCAGAAGTGCTGTGAGCCGTCCATGATCCACACGGCAGAAGATCCCCGGGAGCGGCAGCTTCCTGGGGCCTTGGTGGGCCTCGACCTGGGAGGTTCGGGGAGCCGTCTTGCGGTACTGCCCTCAGGCGGAGGCCGCCGCAGAGTGTTGGACGGGCCTCGAATCGAGGTGCGTGCCGGCGGGTCCTCCGCCCCGCAGGTGATCCGCGAGATGCTCTCTCATGCCATGACGTCCTGGCCAGAGGAGACCTCGCGCCTGAGCGGAGTCGGTATCGGAGCCTCAGGGCTGGCGTCCCTGGTGCAGGACCCTCAAGAGCTGGCCGTGCAGCTGCGCGCCGAACTCGGGACGCCAACTGCCATCGCCATCGATGCAGTCACGGCCCATCTCGGCGCGCTCGGCGAGGCGGGAGGAGCAGTGGTGGCGCTGGGCACAGGTGCCATCGCGATCAGCCATCCCGGCATGGAGGCGGCGGTGGATGATCACGCCTGGCGTCGAGTCGATGGGTGGGGACACCTTCTGGGTGATCGTGGCGGTGGGGCATGGTTGGGGCGGTATGGCCTGGAAGCGGCCATGCGGGCCTACGACGGCGTCGATCCCCGTGGTCATGCTCTGCTGGCGACTGCTCGTCACCGGTTCGGTGAGCCCGAATCCTGGCCTGCTCAGCTCTACACGCGGCACGATCGGGCGGGTGTACTCGCCGAATTCGCCGCCGAGGTGGTCGCCGTCGCCGTGCGCGGCGACGAGACCGCCCGTGACCTGGTCCGTGCTGCGGGCCGCGAGGCCGCGAAGAGTGGTCTCGCGGCGCTGGGGGAGGACGTCCCAGCACAACTCGTGCTCACCGGTGGACTCGTAGGTGCCGGACCGCTGCTCAGCGAGGCCTTTGCCGAGGAAGTCGCCCACCAGCGGGCGGACGTCTTGATCGGCGAAGCCCTGGGAGATCCGTTGGAAGGCTCATTGTCTCTGGCGCGACTCCACGCAAGAGGCGTGCTGAAACCACAGGAAGGGTACGTATGGAGCTGAGAACCACCGCACCCCTGATCGACGAGCTTCGCCGTGAGCTGGGCGCCGAAAACGTGCTCGACCGTGCGATCGACCTGTATTCACGTGCTCACGATGCCTCGCACTATCTGCTGATTCCACAGGTGGTCGTGATCGCGGAGGACATCGCTTCGGTGAGCGCCGTGCTTCACCTGGCGGCCAAGCATGACACCTCGGTGACCTTCAGATCGGGAGGGACGAGTCTGTCCGGACAGTCCTGCGGGGCGGGCATCCAGGTCGACACCAGGCGAGGCTTTCGCGCGATCGAGGTGCTTGATGAGGGGCGCCGCGTTCGGGTCCAGCCAGGCGCCACGCTTCGCGCTGCCAACATCCGCCTGGCGCGTCATGGCCGTGCGCTAGGACCGGACCCGGCGAGCGAGGCGGCCTGCACCGTGGGCGGAGTGATCGCGAACAACTCTTCGGGCATGGCCGCGGGGATCGAGCACAACAGTGCAAAGACCCTGGAATCCATGACGCTCGTGCTGCCCTCCGGGACAGTCGTGGACACCTCCAGAGGCGACGCCCTGGAGACTCTTCGTACGGAGGAGCCCGGACTCGTCACCGAACTTGAGGCCCTCAGGGATCAGGTTCGAGCAGATCCGTCCGCCATGACCGAGATCGCTGAACGATTCTCGATGAAGA belongs to Nesterenkonia halotolerans and includes:
- a CDS encoding sodium:solute symporter encodes the protein MQTIDLLVIVAYLAATAWLGIKLSGRQTGLKDYFLGGRNLPWWAVCLSVVATETSALTVIGIPVMSYLGDISYLQLGLGYILGRVVVAFFMLPRYYDGEMVTAYAYLGKRFGQSTQTTAGVTFLITRLLADGIRVLAAAIPLKIILDGIGINANYFTIIVVLAVVTILYTFIGGIKAVVWVDVAQMFLYVGGGILSIIVITSATGGGWFTEAAEAGKLSLFIFEGNPISTSGSFIASLLGGAVFAMASHGSDQLVVQRLLACRTKAEAQKAIIVSGVIVLFQFAIFLLVGLALWGYYDQATPDSLGLTRDDEIFPMFIVEGLPPGVTGLLLAGILAAAMSTLSSSLSALSSSTVTDVYARLKKTPLTDEQGLRAGRWATIGWGLAFIAPAMVFRSDEGNIVVLALGVAGITYGGLLGAFMFGIINKRARAADANIAFVFAVAVNAFFFVMEKYVVGEVWVAWQWYPLMGVLVTFAVGGLLSLRHSTPAAPVQLTEMQR
- the murQ gene encoding N-acetylmuramic acid 6-phosphate etherase, whose translation is MSPSPGFTPGALPPTEQRNPRSMNLDDLHTLEVLQLLNTEDRVAVDAVAAVLPELTPVVHEAARRLRRGGTVHYFGAGTSGRLGVLDASELMPTFNLEPGRVVGHIAGGSQALVEAVENAEDSIESGRADASGLSSDDLAIGIASSGNTPYVAGALKAARGAGAYTVLISSNPDARVAGHADQHLLLNTGPEVVTGSTRMKAGTAQKLVLNGFSTALMIELGRTWQNLMVSVVATNAKLRERTTRILCEAADLDEAEAGALLERTGGDLKVGILSALGDLPVEQAAELLDQHAGSVREALRDPRSAVSRP
- a CDS encoding N-acetylglucosamine kinase; the encoded protein is MIHTAEDPRERQLPGALVGLDLGGSGSRLAVLPSGGGRRRVLDGPRIEVRAGGSSAPQVIREMLSHAMTSWPEETSRLSGVGIGASGLASLVQDPQELAVQLRAELGTPTAIAIDAVTAHLGALGEAGGAVVALGTGAIAISHPGMEAAVDDHAWRRVDGWGHLLGDRGGGAWLGRYGLEAAMRAYDGVDPRGHALLATARHRFGEPESWPAQLYTRHDRAGVLAEFAAEVVAVAVRGDETARDLVRAAGREAAKSGLAALGEDVPAQLVLTGGLVGAGPLLSEAFAEEVAHQRADVLIGEALGDPLEGSLSLARLHARGVLKPQEGYVWS